A region of Pseudomonas marginalis DNA encodes the following proteins:
- the yccS gene encoding YccS family putative transporter, which yields MSSTSFKQSMRRLWALDKFSYSIRVFIALTGSMALCWYQDEMALLIPLFLGIIASALAETDDSWQGRLNALAVTLVCFSIAALSVELLFPYPWIFAISLALATFCLTMLGALGERYGAIASATLILSVYTMIGVDQRGGAVSDFWHEPLLLVAGAAWYGALSVLWQALFSNQPVQQSLARLFRELGRYLKLKSSLFEPIRQLDVEARRLELAQQNGRVVAALNAAKEIILHRVGNGRPGSKVSRYLKLYFLAQDIHERASSSHYPYNALADAFFHSDVLFRCQRLLRQQGKACQALAESIQLRQPFIYDDSFAEALSDLNASLEHLRIQSNPAWRGLLRSLRALAANLSTLDRLLGDASNPDALADATDSNLLDRAPRNLKEMWTRLRTQLTPTSLLFRHALRLSLALTVGYGMLHAIHASQGYWIILTTLFVCQPNYGATRRKLGQRIIGTAIGLTVAWALFDLFPSPLVQSMFAIAAGLVFFINRTTRYTLATAAITLMVLFCFNQVGDGYGLFLPRLFDTLLGSLIAGLAVFLFLPDWQGRRLNKVLANTLTCNSIYLRQIMQQYAAGKSDDLAYRLARRNAHNADAALSTTLANMLMEPGHFRKEADVGFRFLVLSHTLLSYLSGLGAHRETQLPAEVRAHLIDGAGNSLAASIDEIATGLANKQPIAIQSDAEEALAADLEQMPDEIDEGQRLVQTQLALICRQLGPLRTLAAHLIKDTSAA from the coding sequence ATGTCATCGACCTCGTTCAAGCAGTCCATGCGGCGCCTGTGGGCGCTGGATAAATTCAGCTACAGCATCCGGGTGTTTATCGCCCTCACCGGCAGCATGGCGCTGTGCTGGTATCAGGATGAAATGGCCCTGCTGATCCCGCTGTTCCTGGGGATTATCGCCAGCGCCCTGGCCGAGACCGACGACAGCTGGCAAGGCCGCCTCAACGCCCTGGCGGTGACGCTGGTGTGTTTCAGCATTGCCGCGCTGTCGGTGGAGCTGCTGTTCCCCTACCCCTGGATTTTCGCCATCTCCCTGGCCCTGGCCACGTTCTGCCTGACCATGCTCGGCGCCTTGGGCGAACGCTATGGCGCGATTGCTTCGGCCACCTTGATCCTGTCGGTCTACACCATGATCGGCGTGGACCAGCGCGGCGGCGCCGTCAGTGATTTCTGGCACGAGCCGTTGCTGCTGGTGGCCGGCGCCGCCTGGTACGGCGCGTTATCGGTGCTGTGGCAGGCGCTGTTCTCCAACCAGCCGGTGCAGCAGAGCCTGGCGCGGTTGTTCCGCGAGCTGGGGCGTTACCTGAAGCTCAAATCATCGTTGTTCGAACCGATTCGCCAACTGGACGTGGAAGCCCGCCGCCTGGAACTGGCCCAGCAAAACGGCCGGGTGGTGGCGGCGCTGAATGCGGCGAAGGAAATCATCCTGCACCGTGTCGGCAATGGCCGGCCGGGGTCGAAGGTCAGTCGCTACCTCAAGCTGTACTTCCTGGCCCAGGACATCCACGAACGCGCCAGCTCGTCCCACTATCCTTACAACGCCCTGGCCGATGCGTTTTTCCACAGCGATGTACTGTTCCGCTGCCAACGCCTGCTGCGTCAGCAAGGCAAGGCCTGCCAGGCCCTGGCCGAGTCGATCCAGCTGCGCCAGCCGTTCATCTATGACGACAGCTTCGCCGAAGCCCTCAGCGACCTGAATGCCTCCCTGGAACACCTGCGCATCCAGAGCAACCCGGCCTGGCGCGGCCTGCTGCGTTCCTTGCGCGCCCTGGCGGCCAACCTGTCCACCCTCGACCGCCTGCTCGGCGACGCCAGCAACCCCGACGCCCTGGCCGACGCCACCGACAGCAACCTGCTGGACCGCGCCCCGCGTAACCTGAAGGAAATGTGGACGCGCCTGCGCACCCAGCTCACGCCGACATCGCTGCTGTTCCGCCATGCACTGCGCCTGTCCCTGGCGCTGACCGTCGGCTACGGCATGCTGCATGCGATCCACGCCTCCCAGGGTTACTGGATCATCCTCACCACGCTGTTTGTTTGCCAACCGAACTATGGTGCCACGCGGCGCAAGCTCGGCCAGCGGATCATCGGCACAGCCATCGGCCTCACCGTGGCGTGGGCGCTGTTCGACCTGTTCCCGAGCCCGCTGGTGCAATCGATGTTCGCCATCGCCGCCGGCCTGGTGTTCTTTATCAACCGCACCACCCGCTACACCCTGGCCACGGCGGCGATCACCCTGATGGTGCTGTTCTGCTTCAACCAGGTGGGCGATGGCTACGGACTGTTCCTGCCACGCCTGTTCGATACCCTGCTTGGCAGCCTGATCGCGGGCCTGGCGGTGTTCCTGTTCCTCCCGGACTGGCAAGGCCGGCGCCTGAACAAAGTGCTGGCCAACACCCTGACCTGCAACAGCATCTACCTGCGCCAGATCATGCAGCAATACGCCGCTGGCAAGAGCGACGACCTGGCCTACCGCCTGGCCCGGCGCAATGCCCACAACGCCGATGCGGCGCTGTCCACCACCTTGGCCAATATGCTGATGGAGCCTGGGCATTTCCGTAAGGAAGCGGACGTGGGCTTTCGCTTCCTGGTGCTGTCGCACACCTTGCTCAGCTACCTGTCGGGGCTCGGGGCACACCGCGAAACCCAACTGCCGGCCGAGGTGCGCGCGCACTTGATCGATGGCGCCGGCAATAGCCTGGCGGCGAGCATTGACGAAATCGCCACCGGGCTGGCGAACAAGCAGCCGATTGCGATTCAGAGCGATGCCGAGGAGGCCTTGGCGGCGGACCTGGAGCAGATGCCGGATGAGATTGATGAAGGGCAGAGGCTGGTGCAGACGCAGTTGGCATTGATATGCCGGCAATTGGGGCCGTTGCGCACCTTGGCGGCGCATTTGATCAAGGACACCAGCGCGGCTTAG
- a CDS encoding substrate-binding periplasmic protein, with product MPRLSRAVALIGVLLLATPVFAQRLRLVADAWPPFTDATLINGGLATDIVTTALARAGYASDFQQVPWARALMGVGDGRYDVLVNAWYDEARTQLGQFSGEYLLNRVRFIKRRDDPIEFQNLEQLHDYPIAVVRGYAYSAAFDGDGQLQKVPVHNFAMAVRMLAAQRVRLTVEDEYVARYYLSRESARVRNAVEFLPTPLSENSLHILVSLKNPEHAQIVASFDREIARMKADGSYERLMKAHGM from the coding sequence ATGCCGCGATTGTCTCGTGCCGTTGCTTTGATTGGAGTGTTGTTGCTGGCGACACCTGTGTTCGCACAGCGTCTGCGCCTGGTCGCGGATGCCTGGCCACCGTTTACCGATGCCACCTTGATCAACGGTGGCCTGGCCACCGATATAGTCACCACGGCCTTGGCCCGTGCGGGCTATGCCAGCGACTTCCAACAGGTGCCCTGGGCGCGGGCGCTGATGGGGGTGGGCGATGGGCGCTATGACGTGCTGGTCAACGCCTGGTACGACGAGGCCCGTACACAATTGGGGCAGTTTTCCGGCGAATACCTGCTCAATCGCGTGCGTTTCATCAAGCGCCGTGACGATCCCATCGAGTTTCAGAACCTGGAGCAGTTGCACGACTATCCCATTGCCGTGGTGCGCGGTTATGCCTATTCAGCGGCGTTCGATGGGGATGGGCAGTTGCAGAAAGTGCCGGTGCATAACTTCGCCATGGCGGTGCGGATGCTGGCGGCGCAGCGGGTGCGGTTGACCGTGGAGGATGAGTATGTGGCGCGCTATTACCTGTCGCGCGAGTCGGCGCGGGTGCGCAATGCGGTGGAGTTTCTGCCCACGCCACTGAGCGAAAACAGCCTGCATATCCTGGTCAGCCTGAAGAACCCCGAGCATGCGCAGATTGTGGCGAGCTTTGACCGCGAGATTGCCAGGATGAAGGCGGATGGCAGTTATGAGCGGTTGATGAAGGCCCATGGCATGTAG
- a CDS encoding GNAT family N-acetyltransferase — translation MTVDWVCKHHTDLGKEQLYAILRLRGEVFVVEQKCVYQDIDGQDLAGDTHHLMAWKDDELVAYLRLLDPESQGGDVVIGRVIVAPVARGTGLGHQMMEETLRQIDEIWPEMPIFLSAQAHLQGYYGRYGFVVAGEEYLEDDIPHIGMRRA, via the coding sequence ATGACAGTCGATTGGGTCTGTAAACATCACACCGACCTGGGCAAGGAGCAGCTGTACGCCATTTTGCGTTTGCGCGGCGAGGTCTTCGTTGTCGAGCAGAAGTGCGTCTACCAGGATATCGACGGGCAAGACCTGGCGGGCGATACCCACCACCTGATGGCGTGGAAAGACGACGAGCTGGTGGCCTACCTGCGCCTGCTGGACCCGGAGTCCCAGGGCGGCGACGTGGTGATCGGCCGTGTAATCGTGGCGCCGGTTGCACGGGGCACCGGGCTGGGGCACCAGATGATGGAAGAAACCCTCAGGCAGATTGACGAGATCTGGCCTGAGATGCCGATCTTCCTGTCAGCCCAGGCCCATCTGCAGGGGTATTACGGGCGGTATGGGTTTGTGGTGGCGGGTGAGGAATACCTGGAGGATGACATTCCGCATATCGGGATGCGGCGCGCTTGA
- a CDS encoding winged helix-turn-helix domain-containing protein — protein MDVSKTKSSFYRRLYVAYLIDSGLASSVPALTDVTGMPRRTAQDTIAALADLDIVCEFEQEDGARNHAGHYRIRDWGAIDRGWIEVNLSQIKRVLGYP, from the coding sequence ATGGATGTGAGCAAGACCAAAAGCAGCTTCTACCGCCGGCTGTACGTGGCGTACCTGATCGACAGTGGGCTGGCCAGCAGCGTCCCGGCGCTGACCGATGTCACCGGCATGCCCCGGCGCACCGCGCAGGACACGATTGCGGCGCTGGCGGACCTGGATATTGTGTGTGAGTTCGAGCAGGAGGATGGGGCCCGCAACCATGCCGGGCATTATCGGATTCGCGATTGGGGCGCGATTGATCGGGGGTGGATCGAGGTGAATCTCAGCCAGATCAAGCGGGTTCTGGGTTACCCCTGA
- a CDS encoding M48 family metallopeptidase gives MTALKYLQAYPAALQEQVRQLIAKDQLGAYLEQRYPDRHGVQSDKALYAYAQALKQEHLRNAPAIDKVLFDNRLDLTHRALGLHTTISRVQGGNLKAKKEIRIASLFKEAAPQFLRMIVVHELAHFKESDHNKAFYKLCDYMMPGYHQVEFDLRVYLTYRDLQGKP, from the coding sequence ATGACCGCGCTGAAATACCTCCAGGCCTACCCCGCTGCCCTCCAGGAGCAAGTGCGCCAACTGATCGCCAAGGACCAGTTGGGCGCCTACCTGGAGCAGCGTTACCCCGATCGCCATGGGGTGCAGAGCGACAAAGCCCTGTACGCCTATGCCCAGGCCTTGAAGCAGGAACACCTGCGCAACGCGCCGGCCATCGACAAAGTGCTGTTCGATAACCGCCTGGACCTGACCCACCGCGCCCTGGGCCTGCACACCACGATTTCGCGGGTGCAGGGCGGTAATCTCAAAGCCAAGAAAGAGATCCGCATTGCCTCGCTGTTCAAAGAGGCCGCGCCGCAATTCCTGCGCATGATCGTGGTTCATGAGCTGGCGCACTTCAAGGAATCGGACCACAACAAAGCGTTCTACAAACTCTGCGACTACATGATGCCCGGCTACCACCAGGTGGAATTCGACCTGCGGGTATACCTCACGTATCGCGACCTGCAGGGCAAGCCCTGA
- a CDS encoding putative bifunctional diguanylate cyclase/phosphodiesterase — MECAPPHGDGSSVLLVVDDYPENLISMRALLQRDDWVVITAASGVEALELLLQHEVDLVLLDVMMPGMDGFEVARLMRGSQRTRMTPIIFLSANAQSPAAVLEGYASGAIDYLFKPFDPHILKPKVQALLEHQRNRRALQRLSHDLESARAFNASVLDNAAEGILVVSEEGVIEYANPAISRLLNATIQELQGQDFLSFLQKPHVPTWPDSQMYADYRRGETWRLHDALLRTSRGQQVPVALSCAPLPAEQKAMVVTVLDMSEVRHLHQQLEFQAVTDPLTGLLNRRGFYQAVENTLSRSERTEQSLVLLYLDLDGFKRVNDSLGHDAGDRVLRWVSEQLQGCLRSYDIIGRMGGDEFTALLELEFPEQAAKISEKLIERVSVCQQVDGLDVMLGVSIGIATFPDCGADLSGLLRAADIAMYEAKRAGRQQYRYYDQEMNGRARSRLMLEDSVRTAIQNKDFTLVYQPQVSLVDGRLRGVEVLLRWRHPSVGDVPPGLFLPLLEEARLISQLSTWIYQQIAAQRQAWQAAFDDELVLSVSLSSSQFNMPNLVNQLQQMLERYGLEGYQLEVEISEDCLMSNLEEAAKQLKLLRRIGVRIALDDFGSGQCSLAHLRDLAFDTLKLDPQLVARLPGSVRDAAMARSIIELCRHFEVVVVAEGVETQEQAQWLKAQGCPFIQGPWAAQPLMAEEVVDWSRARVR, encoded by the coding sequence ATGGAATGCGCTCCACCTCATGGCGATGGCAGTTCGGTTCTTCTGGTGGTCGATGACTACCCGGAAAATCTGATCAGCATGCGTGCGCTTCTGCAGCGTGATGATTGGGTGGTGATCACCGCCGCGTCCGGGGTGGAAGCCCTCGAGTTACTGCTGCAGCATGAGGTCGACCTGGTGCTGCTGGATGTGATGATGCCCGGCATGGACGGTTTCGAAGTCGCTCGCTTGATGCGCGGCAGCCAGCGCACGCGCATGACCCCGATCATTTTTCTGAGTGCCAACGCCCAATCCCCCGCCGCCGTGCTGGAAGGCTACGCCAGCGGCGCCATCGACTACCTGTTCAAGCCCTTCGACCCGCACATCCTCAAGCCCAAGGTCCAGGCGTTGCTGGAGCATCAGCGCAACCGCCGGGCCTTGCAGCGCCTGAGCCATGACCTGGAGTCCGCCCGGGCGTTCAATGCCTCGGTATTGGATAACGCCGCCGAGGGCATCCTGGTGGTGAGTGAAGAGGGCGTGATCGAATACGCCAACCCGGCGATTTCGCGCCTGCTCAATGCCACGATCCAGGAACTGCAAGGCCAGGACTTCCTGAGTTTCCTGCAAAAGCCCCATGTGCCCACTTGGCCGGATTCGCAAATGTACGCCGACTACCGCCGCGGTGAAACCTGGCGCCTGCACGATGCGCTCCTGCGCACCAGCCGTGGCCAGCAAGTGCCGGTGGCGTTGTCCTGCGCGCCGCTGCCCGCAGAGCAGAAGGCCATGGTGGTGACGGTGCTGGATATGTCCGAAGTGCGCCACCTGCACCAGCAGCTGGAATTCCAGGCCGTGACGGATCCGCTGACCGGGCTGTTGAACCGGCGTGGTTTCTACCAGGCGGTGGAAAACACCTTATCCCGCAGTGAGCGGACAGAGCAGTCCCTGGTGTTGCTGTACCTGGACCTGGACGGTTTCAAGCGGGTCAACGACTCCCTGGGCCATGATGCCGGCGACCGTGTATTGCGCTGGGTCTCGGAGCAATTGCAGGGCTGTCTGCGCTCCTACGACATTATTGGCCGCATGGGCGGCGATGAATTCACGGCGCTTCTGGAGCTGGAGTTCCCGGAGCAGGCGGCAAAGATCTCGGAAAAGCTGATCGAGCGAGTGTCGGTGTGCCAGCAGGTCGACGGTTTGGATGTCATGCTCGGCGTCAGCATCGGCATTGCCACCTTCCCGGATTGCGGCGCGGATTTGAGTGGTTTGCTGCGCGCGGCCGACATCGCCATGTACGAAGCCAAGCGCGCCGGCCGCCAGCAATATCGCTATTACGACCAGGAAATGAACGGTCGCGCCCGCTCGCGGCTGATGCTTGAAGACAGCGTGCGTACGGCGATTCAAAACAAGGATTTCACCCTGGTCTATCAGCCCCAGGTTTCGCTGGTGGATGGGCGTTTGCGTGGCGTTGAGGTGTTGTTGCGCTGGCGGCACCCCAGCGTCGGCGATGTGCCGCCGGGGCTGTTTTTACCGTTGCTGGAAGAGGCGCGGCTGATCAGTCAACTGAGCACGTGGATCTATCAGCAGATCGCCGCCCAGCGCCAGGCGTGGCAAGCCGCGTTCGACGATGAATTGGTGCTGAGCGTGAGCCTGAGCAGCAGTCAGTTCAATATGCCTAACCTGGTTAACCAACTGCAGCAGATGCTCGAGCGCTATGGGCTGGAGGGGTATCAGTTGGAGGTGGAAATCAGCGAGGACTGCCTGATGAGTAACCTGGAAGAGGCCGCCAAGCAGCTCAAGTTGCTGCGCCGTATCGGGGTGCGTATCGCCCTGGATGACTTCGGTTCGGGCCAGTGTTCCCTGGCGCATTTGCGCGACCTGGCCTTCGATACACTCAAGCTTGATCCGCAATTGGTTGCGCGGCTGCCGGGCTCGGTGCGGGACGCGGCGATGGCGCGCAGCATTATCGAGCTGTGCAGGCATTTTGAGGTGGTCGTGGTGGCCGAGGGCGTGGAAACCCAGGAGCAGGCCCAGTGGCTCAAGGCCCAGGGTTGCCCGTTTATCCAGGGGCCGTGGGCGGCGCAGCCCCTGATGGCTGAAGAAGTGGTCGACTGGTCACGCGCCCGCGTGCGCTGA
- a CDS encoding polysaccharide lyase family 7 protein yields MIDLSTWNLSIPVGSPPATIDTPRLLSGFNDQYFQAEGSNVQFWTPVTGTRTENAVYPRSELRETYADGRLRNWTYPEADNFLRATLAVNQVPSSGKIVIGQIHAYDSQKPLIKLEYQFKEKTQTGNIVAKVRMRPDEDESRVIIVASNVPLEKSFTYVINLNKAGLLSVYAADSEWNERIGAAWAAKPLYFKAGAYVQDNSGDSKEGAKVTFAKLDIDHE; encoded by the coding sequence ATGATCGACCTCTCCACTTGGAACCTGAGCATTCCGGTCGGCTCGCCCCCCGCGACGATCGACACGCCCAGGCTGCTCAGCGGCTTCAACGACCAATACTTCCAGGCCGAAGGCAGCAACGTGCAATTCTGGACCCCCGTCACCGGCACCCGCACCGAAAACGCCGTGTACCCGCGCAGCGAACTGCGCGAAACCTACGCCGACGGCCGCCTGCGCAATTGGACCTACCCCGAAGCCGACAACTTCCTGCGCGCCACCCTGGCGGTCAACCAGGTGCCCTCCAGCGGCAAGATCGTCATCGGCCAGATCCACGCCTATGACAGCCAGAAACCGCTGATCAAGCTCGAATACCAGTTCAAGGAAAAGACCCAGACCGGCAACATCGTCGCCAAGGTGCGCATGCGCCCGGACGAAGATGAAAGCCGCGTGATCATCGTCGCGTCCAATGTGCCGCTGGAGAAAAGCTTCACCTACGTGATCAACCTCAACAAGGCCGGCCTGCTCAGCGTGTACGCCGCCGACAGTGAGTGGAACGAGCGTATCGGTGCCGCGTGGGCCGCCAAGCCGCTGTACTTCAAGGCAGGCGCTTATGTGCAGGACAACAGCGGGGACAGCAAGGAAGGCGCCAAGGTGACGTTTGCCAAGTTGGATATTGATCACGAGTGA
- the fba gene encoding class II fructose-bisphosphate aldolase (catalyzes the reversible aldol condensation of dihydroxyacetonephosphate and glyceraldehyde 3-phosphate in the Calvin cycle, glycolysis, and/or gluconeogenesis), translating into MALISMRQMLDHAAEFGYGVPAFNVNNLEQMRAIMEAADKTDSPVIVQASAGARKYAGAPFLRHLILAAIEEFPHIPVCMHQDHGTSPDVCQRSIQLGFSSVMMDGSLGEDGKTPTDYEYNVRVTQQTVAMAHACGVSVEGELGCLGSLETGMAGEEDGIGAEGVLDHSQMLTDPEEAADFVKKTQVDALAIAIGTSHGAYKFTKPPTGDVLAIDRIKEIHKRIPNTHLVMHGSSSVPQEWLAIINQYGGDIKETYGVPVEEIVEGIKYGVRKVNIDTDLRLASTGAMRRLMATNPSEFDPRKFFGATVTAMRDVCIARYEAFGTAGNASKIKPISLEAMYQRYLKGELNAKVN; encoded by the coding sequence ATGGCACTTATCAGCATGCGTCAAATGCTGGACCACGCAGCCGAGTTCGGCTACGGCGTCCCAGCCTTTAACGTCAACAACCTTGAGCAGATGCGCGCCATCATGGAAGCCGCTGACAAGACCGACTCCCCAGTGATCGTCCAGGCTTCGGCCGGTGCGCGCAAATACGCCGGTGCCCCGTTCCTGCGTCACCTGATCCTCGCCGCGATCGAGGAATTCCCACACATCCCGGTGTGCATGCACCAGGACCACGGCACCAGCCCTGACGTGTGCCAGCGCTCCATCCAGCTGGGCTTCAGCTCGGTGATGATGGACGGCTCCCTCGGCGAAGACGGCAAGACCCCGACCGACTACGAGTACAACGTACGCGTAACCCAACAAACCGTGGCCATGGCCCACGCCTGCGGCGTTTCGGTTGAAGGCGAACTGGGTTGCCTGGGTTCCCTGGAAACCGGCATGGCCGGTGAAGAAGACGGCATCGGCGCCGAAGGCGTGCTGGATCACAGCCAGATGCTGACCGACCCGGAAGAAGCTGCCGACTTCGTCAAGAAGACCCAAGTGGACGCCCTGGCGATCGCTATCGGCACCAGCCACGGCGCCTACAAGTTCACCAAGCCACCGACTGGCGACGTACTGGCGATCGACCGCATCAAGGAAATCCACAAGCGCATCCCTAACACCCACCTGGTGATGCACGGTTCTTCCTCGGTACCGCAAGAATGGCTGGCGATCATCAACCAGTACGGCGGCGACATCAAAGAAACCTACGGCGTACCGGTTGAAGAAATCGTCGAAGGCATCAAGTACGGCGTGCGCAAGGTCAACATCGACACCGACCTGCGCCTGGCGTCCACCGGCGCGATGCGTCGCCTGATGGCCACCAACCCGAGTGAGTTCGACCCGCGCAAGTTCTTCGGTGCGACTGTGACCGCGATGCGTGATGTGTGTATCGCTCGTTATGAAGCGTTCGGTACTGCCGGTAATGCTTCGAAGATCAAGCCGATCTCGTTGGAAGCGATGTACCAGCGGTATTTGAAAGGTGAGTTGAACGCTAAGGTGAACTAA
- a CDS encoding MliC family protein: MKGVFALAALALLAGCSSMNMFNKAEPEGKWTTWTCDSKAEVNWRFANQARSEVDVRLGGSDQVYRLKQDVAASGVLYSNDQLAFHTKGEEGLVYWVATDDLIGRGCKAQ; this comes from the coding sequence ATGAAAGGCGTTTTCGCCCTGGCAGCCCTGGCCCTATTGGCCGGTTGCAGCAGCATGAACATGTTCAACAAGGCAGAGCCGGAAGGTAAGTGGACCACTTGGACCTGCGACAGCAAGGCCGAGGTCAACTGGCGCTTCGCCAACCAGGCCCGCAGTGAGGTGGATGTACGCCTCGGCGGTTCCGACCAGGTTTATCGCCTCAAACAGGATGTGGCGGCTTCGGGCGTGCTGTACAGCAACGACCAGTTGGCGTTTCACACAAAAGGTGAGGAAGGCCTGGTTTACTGGGTTGCCACCGACGATTTGATCGGGCGCGGCTGCAAGGCCCAGTAA
- a CDS encoding phosphoglycerate kinase, whose amino-acid sequence MTVLKMTDLDLQGKRVLIREDLNVPVKDGVVTSDARILASLPTIKLALEKGAAVMVCSHLGRPTEGEFSAENSLKPVADYLSKALGRDVPLVADYLGGVDVKPGDIVLFENVRFNKGEKKNSDELAQQYAALCDVFVMDAFGTAHRAEGSTHGVAKFAKVAAAGPLLAAELEALGKALGAPAQPMAAIVAGSKVSTKLDVLNSLSQICNQLIVGGGIANTFLAAAGHPVGKSLYEPDLLDTARAIAAKVSVPLPVDVVVAKEFAETAEATVKLIADVAADDMILDIGPQTAANFAELLKASQTILWNGPVGVFEFDQFGNGTKVLAKAIADSSAFSIAGGGDTLAAIDKYGVADQISYISTGGGAFLEFVEGKVLPAVEVLETRAKG is encoded by the coding sequence ATGACCGTGTTGAAGATGACCGACCTCGATCTGCAAGGTAAGCGCGTACTGATTCGCGAAGACCTCAACGTCCCCGTCAAGGACGGTGTTGTCACCAGCGATGCGCGAATCCTGGCCTCGCTGCCGACCATCAAGCTGGCCCTGGAAAAAGGCGCGGCCGTGATGGTCTGCTCCCACCTGGGTCGCCCGACCGAAGGTGAGTTCTCCGCCGAAAACAGCCTCAAGCCGGTAGCCGACTACCTGAGCAAGGCCCTGGGCCGTGACGTGCCGTTGGTGGCTGACTACCTGGGCGGCGTCGACGTTAAGCCTGGCGACATCGTGCTGTTCGAAAACGTGCGCTTCAACAAAGGCGAGAAAAAGAACAGCGACGAACTGGCCCAGCAATACGCCGCCCTGTGCGACGTGTTCGTGATGGACGCTTTTGGTACCGCCCACCGTGCCGAGGGTTCGACCCACGGCGTGGCCAAGTTCGCCAAGGTGGCGGCTGCCGGCCCATTGCTGGCGGCTGAACTGGAGGCACTGGGCAAGGCCCTGGGCGCTCCGGCCCAACCGATGGCTGCCATCGTTGCCGGCTCCAAGGTGTCCACCAAGTTGGACGTGCTCAACAGCCTGAGCCAGATCTGCAACCAGTTGATCGTTGGTGGCGGCATTGCCAATACCTTCCTGGCGGCAGCAGGCCACCCGGTGGGCAAGTCCCTGTATGAGCCGGACCTGCTCGACACCGCCCGCGCCATCGCCGCCAAGGTCAGCGTGCCGTTGCCGGTGGACGTGGTGGTTGCCAAGGAGTTCGCTGAAACCGCCGAAGCCACCGTCAAGCTCATCGCCGACGTGGCCGCCGACGACATGATCCTGGACATCGGCCCGCAAACTGCAGCCAACTTTGCAGAACTGCTGAAAGCCTCCCAGACCATCCTGTGGAACGGTCCGGTCGGCGTGTTCGAGTTCGACCAGTTCGGCAACGGCACCAAAGTGCTGGCCAAGGCCATCGCAGACAGCTCGGCATTCTCAATCGCCGGCGGCGGCGACACCCTGGCGGCCATCGATAAATATGGCGTTGCCGACCAGATCTCCTACATTTCTACCGGTGGCGGCGCATTCCTCGAATTCGTCGAAGGCAAAGTCCTGCCCGCCGTGGAAGTGCTGGAAACCCGAGCCAAAGGCTAA
- the epd gene encoding erythrose-4-phosphate dehydrogenase: protein MPQTRPYKVALNGYGRIGRCVLRALFERGAAAGFEIVAINDLADMASIEYLTRFDSTHGRFPGEVRVEGDCLHINGDCVKVLRSATPEGIDWAALGVDLVLECSGAYHTRADGQRFLDAGAPRVLFSQPMASEADVDATIVFGINQDCLTGNELLVSNASCTTNCSVPLLRLLDQAIGLDYVSITTIHSAMNDQPVIDAYHHEDLRRTRSAFQSVIPVSTGLARGIERLLPELAGRIQAKAVRVPTVNVSCLDITMQTVSDTDATEVNRILRDAATSGPLKGLLAYTELPHASCDFNHDPHSAIVDASQTRVSGPRLVNILAWFDNEWGFANRMLDVAEHYLHIASKQPQQ from the coding sequence ATGCCCCAAACGCGTCCCTACAAAGTTGCACTCAACGGCTACGGCCGCATTGGTCGTTGCGTCTTGCGTGCTCTGTTCGAGCGAGGGGCGGCAGCCGGGTTTGAAATTGTCGCGATCAACGACCTGGCCGACATGGCCAGCATCGAATACCTGACACGCTTTGACTCCACCCACGGCCGCTTTCCCGGCGAAGTGCGGGTCGAAGGCGATTGTCTGCATATCAACGGCGACTGCGTGAAAGTGTTACGCAGCGCCACCCCCGAGGGCATCGACTGGGCGGCGCTGGGCGTCGACCTGGTGTTGGAATGCTCCGGTGCCTATCACACCCGTGCCGATGGCCAGCGTTTCCTCGACGCCGGTGCTCCGCGTGTGCTGTTTTCCCAGCCGATGGCCAGCGAGGCGGATGTCGACGCCACCATCGTCTTCGGCATCAACCAGGATTGCCTGACCGGCAATGAGCTGCTGGTGTCCAATGCCTCCTGCACCACCAACTGCAGCGTGCCGCTGTTGCGCCTGCTGGATCAGGCGATCGGCCTGGACTACGTGTCGATCACCACCATCCACTCGGCGATGAACGACCAGCCGGTGATCGACGCCTATCACCATGAAGACTTGCGCCGCACGCGCTCGGCGTTCCAGTCGGTGATTCCGGTGTCCACAGGCCTTGCCCGCGGCATTGAACGCCTGCTGCCGGAACTTGCCGGGCGAATCCAGGCCAAAGCCGTACGGGTGCCGACGGTGAACGTGTCCTGCCTGGACATCACCATGCAAACCGTCAGCGACACGGATGCGACGGAGGTCAACCGGATCCTGCGCGACGCCGCCACCAGCGGCCCGCTCAAAGGCTTGCTGGCCTACACCGAGTTGCCCCACGCCAGTTGTGATTTCAACCATGACCCGCATTCGGCGATTGTCGATGCCAGCCAGACCCGCGTTTCCGGTCCGAGGCTGGTGAACATCCTGGCCTGGTTCGACAACGAATGGGGCTTTGCCAACCGAATGCTCGACGTTGCGGAACATTATCTGCATATCGCCTCTAAACAACCTCAACAGTAA